In one Diabrotica virgifera virgifera chromosome 5, PGI_DIABVI_V3a genomic region, the following are encoded:
- the LOC114339228 gene encoding facilitated trehalose transporter Tret1-like produces MKVFESSILVVLIVDLLATTGDLTLSWTSPIYPKLYSNSTAINPLSRKITRNEDAWLGSLLNFGAIIGPIPFGYISQCYGRKIGLLAIAVPHIMSFFIFAFAESIQLFYVARFIGGVALGGGYCLYVIYIAEIAKDSNRGKMSLTISIFCAIGNFLPFVIGPFTSIFVFNVSLVCIPITFLILFSLVAPESPYYLVGVKKDKEAEKSLMYLRSTDRNGVAEELNYIKSFVRMDDQGRLSDIFKNKTLRKSFLICLILIASQDLSGFCAITYHLQTIFEATGTILQPEFSAIIVGVAMLISSFIAPCVVDKVGRKPLILISCIGMFIALNLLAAFFYLHDRHISTKSIYWLPILSLMLYIVFFNVGICTVPWVLMSELFPNNMKQMTTAIAGSFGWITSFIVTKSFHDMNSTIGRCGTFWFFSSMCLMCALVSALYLPETKGKSFSQIQKMLSASTEIS; encoded by the coding sequence tTGATTTACTAGCAACAACTGGAGATTTAACGCTATCATGGACCTCCCCGATATATCCAAAACTATACTCCAACAGTACAGCTATAAACCCGTTAAGTAGGAAGATAACAAGGAACGAAGATGCCTGGTTGGGATCTCTTCTAAATTTTGGAGCGATTATTGGTCCGATACCGTTTGGATATATTTCGCAATGTTATGGGAGAAAAATCGGATTACTAGCTATAGCTGTTCCCCATATTATgtcattttttatatttgcatTTGCCGAAAGTATACAGTTGTTCTACGTGGCAAGATTTATAGGCGGTGTAGCACTTGGAGGAGGTTATTGTTTATATGTTATATACATAGCCGAGATAGCAAAAGATTCGAATAGAGGCAAAATGTCTCTAACTATAAGTATTTTTTGTGCTATAGGAAATTTTCTTCCTTTTGTAATAGGTCCTTTTACATCAATATTTGTATTTAATGTTAGTTTAGTTTGTATACCGATTacttttctaattttattttcacTTGTTGCTCCCGAGAGTCCGTATTACCTTGTCGGAGTAAAAAAAGACAAGGAGGCTGAAAAGTCACTAATGTACTTAAGATCAACTGATCGAAATGGTGTTGCCGAAGAACTAAACTACATAAAATCTTTTGTTAGAATGGATGATCAGGGTCGTTTATCCGATATATTTAAAAACAAGACTTTGAGAAAATCATTTCTTATATGTTTGATTCTAATAGCTTCACAGGATTTGTCAGGATTTTGTGCCATTACCTATCACTTACAAACCATTTTCGAGGCAACTGGAACAATACTGCAGCCAGAATTTTCTGCTATAATTGTAGGGGTAGCAATGTTAATATCGAGCTTTATAGCTCCTTGCGTGGTAGATAAAGTAGGTAGAAAACCACTCATTTTAATATCATGTATTGGTATGTTCATTGCATTAAATTTACTAGCAGCATTCTTTTACCTACATGACAGACATATCAGTACCAAATCCATATACTGGCTACCTATTCTAAGTCTGATGTTGTACATAGTATTCTTTAATGTTGGTATTTGTACAGTACCGTGGGTTTTGATGTCTGAACTCTTCCCTAACAACATGAAGCAAATGACTACGGCCATTGCCGGCAGTTTTGGTTGGATAACATCTTTTATAGTAACCAAAAGTTTTCATGACATGAATAGTACTATAGGGAGATGTGGCACCTTTTGGTTTTTCTCTTCTATGTGCTTAATGTGTGCACTTGTTAGTGCCCTATATTTGCCCGAGACAAAAGGCAAAAGTTTTAGTCAAATACAGAAAATGCTTTCGGCGTCAACGGAAATTAGTTAG